In Drosophila nasuta strain 15112-1781.00 chromosome 2R, ASM2355853v1, whole genome shotgun sequence, a single genomic region encodes these proteins:
- the LOC132784306 gene encoding uncharacterized protein LOC132784306 produces MSRRQSLDRPGILSPPGPFLTPSPSPSISASPRLQPSPSLSPFPQDVVLVAGGNALNANSNPQEHERKAATPGRRQSIHQFTNGSPNAGTVVFQPSPSQSPAAATTVIGVTAGGLIAAAAAAASSAGGHSNAIGNELNATLVGSNNIQLNKKGNKRTGQQQQQLQQQQLQQQQQQQLQQQQQQQQLQQQIFSTNAAAPTSICSTVAGGYGQPNATAISTPISFATANVASSPKGQAKKGATTVLSQQQQQQQQSQFQHYQSSSPLIADSPIPSPSNAIAAAAIKPPTPQPQPQTVQMLPQQFTITSGPQQQQAPQQVFQFIQGPQGQIIATTQQPTTLQQQQQQQHLQQQQQQQHQQQQQQQTHQQRFSSNAGIALSTANTKASKAPQQILPKPQQELSTTQTLQQQTKGKNNNAQLPQISQSPQPQQAQLTAAPTNANNQQQQPQQQQQQILLPATTAQPQQLLLNQMPVLVQQNPQGVQLILRPPTPQLTTTPSLVIQNARGQPQLQQPAQQQLLRIVNTNGATMQLAAATPTFIVSSQGNLIQQTAAGGQFQSAIKSGTQLSGLHAALAQAPRSQPFTTTATINTQLLGQSVAAQLQNLQLAAAAAANGNGITQIQMPNGLAAISQLQQTLGGATINLNQLNGAHLQQIATAFQTPQPPPPQTTATAATTTPANGNNTTAELFAQSSPAHVPLAVTPEPLRQPTAQQQAAMATIQLQHQQQQQQQAQIQQLQQQLQQTQTQVQQAQQQQQQQHTVEPKKKPRPRKKKPPATAAVPAPSPTAAAAVTTTPQKIAIPATPTSTPAAPTLARTPTPQAHVLTQAQVVRSKSPSPPPTHIQRASNGKLDLGDVMKFCGITEDDDDDEDYGMDATSVAGNVSTAVANGNTSSNSTGNANDANDVLAPPPPVQQLSLSNGLTGVSSSGLAQPSSNDIMISIPSQNGSDGLPFTLTIPAPTPVNEATEIPNILIKIDPSDVAAGAAAAAAATGATVPPYTLSTPRLPTAEEIQRQAQQHLAQQAAAAAAAAAAGAKICTNIQAPTPAPTISFSLGPQTQTIGSVTLQPTPIAASITLTTPTVTTATTGCTTTTPAATAAVKPRRKPAVRRNTKKQDANSNNNSSNNNNNSGINSGINSSISNSVASSSSIISSSSSNICNISSSTTTTVSNSATISSSCSSSIGGGNGTINTITLTTPATGSSNTSSILLPPGLGLANSTTTVPSQIGNIQISQVQNHHQSTLPISNAVENKIQIMPILPPGATVMGGVPAATTVAASSAPAATSATQLLFQPTPAITTPAATESATIKLSSDGRQMQLVAIPQSTTPATTAPTLPAVTTAGGATILPPQLTGMPGNVSISVGSPASAAALVPQLTGSLTLAVSEQGERLILRHDPNNPQDHQTQLILQALLKGALPNVTIINEPTRVDPNRTPAPTPTPTPPPPPPVALQQQQPQLQQPQTTPVTAATASIQQLPKVVAAVPKTEVKVTNNRKLSAPALPANNLIGSSNIISSVSTISTSNNTIKPPPLPIKINETLSFPQLLSTTTATTTPTTTSQLIVQQQPLQQQPQQQQQSVQQPASGGQRYVALPPIDPSTQQLFCLNSVSNQITAISAGQTAASIGPSERLLIAPAGINAQQLAQCLQLGQLHFNDVNPLPQPQLQLQQQQQAQPTTMTATLPLPLRPQPPQQQIVHPIQPISNGHSLSLGLPITTTTTTTLTTSSSTSTSTTTVTKQVANVAPIIDQSKAKLEPAKATAGGTTTTSSSTGAVAKKKPVRKPKTTPTAAELASLKNASVVKPMPKLDPLSQKPNNNPVQIVQPNVASGKQMIVVVSSSGNQSTTTTTTTIMSNSIQPFQTTSGTKLVGVTAPMQQQQQQQQQQQLQQQPTAAIATVQLQQQQQQPRGSFSLTATTSTPSVVASSGSLSVAGAAPVVAQLQLTGQLQQQQPLQAQPKQQPAAVQQQPQQNTISRVQTIQLTPQMQQVFRTVQMQIQFLTIKLQNKAIVPTLSISPDIDPAAIAIYNKPMTDAEINVALQRLFTEQHRILASGKEVPTPEGMVPTPNGNGSFSLMPQQFQQLQQQQQQPTQQPQLQQATVQQTVESVKTATPAGVILANVVQPNNHSTTSTAATAGAAINAQQQQQQQQQQQLNVAQRIHIYPMQHQQQQQLANKQKMAQQKQQQQQQTSAISNLPQQQTAQLKLKESPCRSKPNAANAQQQPQQQPTVNLLQQKTNILTVPQQQQPLQQPTVNCIKNGPPPLIFASATNLLSNSNNVSNNNSSSSNSNSSNNSIANNSSSNSSVSNSNVQVNSMLTMPPLQPQQQLQQQLQIQQQQLQLPLQQHQALTQQPVATAAPALSNLITPSLPVFLPLPLSKPEELLPTPKPKIARLSLFVRQLEVDQESCLKPDYVKPFRTKDEAVKRLIRYHCMHENDEELPSDEDEEFEATALGFRDKFRELNGKLQEILLQESTLQHRTSESLQVEQLMIDDLKGEISDIRTAEKELLEKQQQQLKEELDSNVATNEVDAGSETKVKDEIKMEPLEKVSETTSATTAAVVDKFDLLKNSADVNKAYNKQQPQSQSQLPQQQQQQLVKREENGDWLANGGQTDAGSNNNSLSDAVKKEQLNSSKDNMEYIKKDYDNFDIESQLTSFIMKKVEQKIEPNGSMQHLKNAEPCFAANVLHEQQQQHNQQPHHQQQQHPQPQQQQQLVKNNTIANEDHDDSWYCLQKELNLMNNETLQPQQQQQQQQQLQQHQQHLSEQHLYGNNNAGSLLNNGNHLSDLFPNGCIDKSNQSNSNSSSNSSASSCAGEVVGNSSNVANNLPIGSSSCSQQRQQPLAMQAEQPNHHPAISEFFNSDSDVQKSVETRLEAMFGESPVHLDVKNSSDDHDIESNLDEIFGDSKSPVANHKNKMNIWAPDTDFATGYNNEQQQQPYVHPQQQQQQSQQQSQQQQHHIELNCNNNPRWMQSMEAHYSDYMSSNTSTVDGQSHNMLVNGESRKRHWNGQLMGSSSDMEDENSSKRLCTASSTSSSPLSSQQQIQVPQHSILDADMLALHDGMGVDAVTTNGPAGFSQLLMDQQQQQQQQQQQQQQQHNFGNHQAFANMLDPQQQQQQQQQQQVQQQQQQQQQHQHYQHSMQQQLQQPQQAQLHVNHMGAASVVTGEYDDDISRHVASAIDSILNLQNSGDSLQFSLGSFLGDSILDDQRQAANLPSCQQEQSNNRRRQLGDDIGDCLISGEAAAVVSAVADAGGNLLLDHHHHHQHHQQQQQQQQQQQQQLMQNHMGQQQPHLQHHGQHHHGLSQAQAQHHGQLNDFSCVAAGLDDAVKSIMTS; encoded by the exons GAATATTGTCTCCTCCGGGTCCGTTTCTGACGCCCAGTCCATCACCATCGATCTCAGCTAGTCCACGCCTGCAACCATCACCATCGCTATCGCCATTCCCACAGGATGTGGTGCTTGTAGCCGGTGGCAACGCATTAAACGCCAACAGCAATCCCCAGGAACAC gAGCGCAAGGCGGCGACGCCTGGCAGGCGACAATCCATACATCAGTTCACAAATGGCAGTCCCAATGCCGGCACCGTTGTCTTTCAACCGAGTCCATCACAGTCACCGGCCGCTGCCACGACGGTCATTGGCGTGACAGCTGGCGGACTCatagccgctgctgctgccgccgcttcATCAGCCGGTGGACACAGCAATGCAATTGGCAATGAGCTAAACGCAACCCTTGTCGGCTCCAACAATATACAACTGAATAAG AAGGGCAATAAGCGAACgggtcagcagcagcaacagctacagcagcaacaactacagcagcagcagcaacagcaactgcagcaacaacagcagcagcagcaattgcagcagcaaatcTTTAGCACCAACGCAGCGGCGCCCACATCGATCTGCTCGACAGTAGCCGGCGGCTATGGGCAACCAAACGCAACGGCAATCAGCACGCCCATTTCGTTTGCGACAGCAAATGTGGCTAGTAGCCCAAAAGGTCAAGCGAAAAAGGGCGCCACAACGGTGCTcagtcaacaacagcagcagcagcagcagtcacagTTCCAGCATTATCAGAGCAGCAGTCCGCTGATAGCGGACAGTCCCATACCAAGTCCGAGCAACGCGATTGCGGCAGCGGCCATAAAGCCGCCAACGCCCCAACCACAGCCTCAGACCGTACAAATGTTGCCGCAGCAGTTCACAATAACCAGCgggccgcagcagcagcaggcaccGCAGCAAGTGTTTCAGTTCATTCAGGGACCGCAGGGTCAGATCATTGCCACCACACAGCAGCCAACAAcgcttcagcagcagcaacaacagcaacacctgcaacagcagcagcagcaacaacatcaacagcagcagcagcaacaaacgcACCAGCAACGTTTTAGCAGCAATGCAGGCATTGCGTTGTCCACTGCCAACACGAAGGCGAGCAAAGCGCCCCAACAGATTCTGCCCAAGCCGCAGCAGGAGCTGTCCACAACCCAaacgctgcagcagcaaacgaagggcaaaaacaacaatgcacAACTGCCGCAGATCTCGCAATCCCCCCAGCCGCAACAGGCACAGCTTACCGCCGCACCCACCAATgccaacaaccagcaacagcagccgcagcagcagcaacaacaaatactgTTGCCGGCGACAACagcacagccacagcaattgCTGTTGAATCAGATGCCAGTGCTGGTGCAACAGAATCCGCAAGGTGTGCAGCTAATCCTACGTCCACCGACTCCACAATTGACCACGACACCATCACTGGTCATACAGAATGCACGCGGACAACCGCAGTTGCAGCAGCCGgcgcagcaacagttgctgcgCATTGTCAACACGAATGGGGCGACAATGCAACTGGCGGCAGCAACACCCACCTTCATTGTGTCGTCGCAGGGCAATCTCATACAGCAGACAGCTGCAGGCGGTCAATTCCAAAGCGCCATCAAGTCGGGCACACAATTGAGCGGTCTCCATGCGGCACTCGCCCAAGCGCCACGATCTCAGCCGTTCACCACAACGGCCACCATCAATACCCAGCTGCTGGGCCAGAGTGTTGCTGCACAGTTGCAGAATCTGCAGCTGGCCGCGGCAGCCGctgccaatggcaatggcatcaCGCAGATACAGATGCCCAATGGCCTGGCGGCAATATCACAGCTGCAGCAGACGCTTGGAGGCGCCACCATCAATCTGAATCAGCTCAATGGTGCACATCTGCAGCAGATTGCGACGGCATTTCAAACGCCACAGCCACCGCCGCcacagacaacagcaacagcagccacaacgaCTCCtgccaatggcaacaacacaacGGCGGAGCTGTTTGCACAATCCTCGCCAGCACATGTGCCGCTGGCGGTGACGCCCGAGCCACTGCGTCAGCCGACGGCACAGCAGCAGGCGGCCATGGCCACCATACAgctgcagcatcagcagcaacagcagcagcaggcgcagattcagcagctgcagcaacagttgcagcagacTCAGACGCAAGTGCAGcaggcgcagcagcagcaacaacaacagcacaccGTCGAGCCGAAGAAGAAGCCGCGACCACGAAAAAAGAAACCGCCAGCCACAGCTGCAGTGCCAGCTCCCTCGCCAACCGCTGCAGCCGCAGTAACAACAACCCCGCAAAAGATTGCAATacctgccacgcccacatcgACACCAGCTGCCCCCACGCTGGCACGCACACCAACGCCCCAAGCACATGTGCTCACCCAGGCGCAGGTGGTGCGCAGCAAGTCGCCATCGCCACCGCCGACGCACATCCAACGGGCCAGCAATGGCAAGTTGGATCTTGGCGATGTGATGAAGTTTTGCGGCATCACCGaggacgacgatgacgatgaggacTATGGCATGGATGCCACCTCAGTTGCTGGCAATGTTTCCACTGCGGTTGCCAAtggcaacaccagcagcaacagcaccggCAACGCTAATGACGCTAATGATGTGTTGGCGCCACCGCCGCCAGTACAACAGCTGTCGCTGAGCAATGGATTGACGGGCGTGAGCAGCAGCGGCTTGGCGCAGCCCAGTTCCAATGATATCATGATCTCCATACCGAGCCAAAACGGCAGCGATGGCCTGCCTTTCACGCTGACCATACCGGCACCGACGCCGGTCAACGAAGCCAccgaaataccaaatatccTCATCAAGATTGATCCAAGTGATGTGGCTGCTGGAGCAGCCGCCGCTGCAGCAGCCACTGGAGCAACTGTACCACCGTATACGCTATCAACGCCACGTCTGCCCACTGCCGAGGAGATACAGCGTCAGGCGCAGCAGCATCTCGCCCAGcaggcagctgcagcagcagcggcagccgcaGCCGGCGCCAAGATCTGCACCAACATTCAGGCGCCGACGCCGGCGCCAACGATTAGCTTCAGTCTGGGTCCACAGACGCAGACGATCGGCAGTGTGACGCTGCAGCCGACGCCAATTGCTGCTAGCATTACACTGACGACGCCCACGGTGACCACAGCAACCACTGGTTGCACCACAACGACGCCAGCTGCCACAGCGGCGGTGAAGCCGCGACGCAAACCCGCCGTGCGACGCAACACCAAGAAGCAGGATgccaatagcaacaacaacagcagcaacaacaacaacaacagcggcatcAACAGcggcatcaacagcagcatcagcaacagcgtcgccagcagcagcagcatcatcagtagcagcagcagcaacatttgcaacatcagcagcagcacgaCGACAACTGTCAGCAATAGCGCTACtatcagcagcagttgcagcagcagcattggcGGTGGCAACGGCACTATCAACACCATCACATTGACCACACCCGCcaccggcagcagcaacacctcGAGCATACTGCTGCCCCCTGGCCTGGGGCTGGCCAACAGCACAACAACTGTGCCCAGCCAGATTGGCAACATCCAAATCTCGCAGGTGCAAAATCACCATCAGTCCACGTTGCCCATCAGCAACGCCGTCGAGAATAAGATACAGATCATGCCCATTCTGCCGCCCGGTGCCACAGTCATGGGTGGTGTGCCAGCTGCAACCACGGTTGCGGCATCTTcagcgccagcagcaacaagtgcCACGCAGCTGCTGTTCCAGCCAACGCCAGCAATAACAACGCCTGCAGCCACAGAGTCAGCTACCATCAAGTTGTCCAGCGATGGCCGGCAGATGCAGTTGGTCGCGATACCGCAGTCCACGACGCCAGCAACAACGGCGCCCACCTTGCCAGCGGTGACGACAGCCGGTGGAGCGACAATATTGCCGCCACAGCTGACGGGAATGCCAGGCAATGTGTCCATTTCGGTGGGTTCGCCTGCTTCGGCGGCCGCGTTGGTGCCCCAGCTAACGGGCAGCTTGACGTTGGCTGTCTCGGAGCAGGGCGAACGTCTGATCTTGCGCCATGATCCTAACAATCCGCAAGATCATCAGACGCAGCTGATATTGCAGGCGCTGTTGAAGGGAGCATTGCCCAATGTAACGATTATCAATGAGCCGACTCGTGTGGATCCGAATAGAACACCAGCGCCTACACCCACACCCACGCCGCCACCCCCACCGCCAGTagcactgcagcagcaacaaccacaattgCAGCAGCCGCAGACAACAccagtaacagcagcaactgcttcAATACAGCAGTTGCCCAAAGTGGTGGCCGCAGTGCCCAAAACGGAGGTTAAAG ttACGAACAACCGAAAGCTTTCTGCACCTGCTTTGCCCGCCAACAACTTGatcggcagcagcaacatcatcagcagcgtGAGCACCatcagcaccagcaacaacacgaTCAAACCACCGCCTCTGCCCATAAAGATCAATGAGACCTTGTCGTTTCCGCAACTGCTGTcgacaacaactgcaacaacaacgcccaCAACAACTTCTCAGCTTAttgtgcaacagcaaccactgcaacaacagccgcagcaacagcaacagtctgTGCAGCAGCCTGCCTCGGGAGGACAACGCTATGTGGCTCTGCCTCCCATTGATCCCAGCACGCAACAATTGTTCTGTCTGAACAGCGTGTCCAATCAGATCACGGCCATCAGTGCTGGCCAAACGGCAGCATCGATAGGACCTTCGGAGCGATTGCTAATTGCGCCGGCAGGCATTAATGCCCAGCAGTTGGCACAGTGTCTGCAGCTGGGTCAATTGCACTTTAACGATGTGAATCCCTTGCCGCAGccacagctgcaactgcagcagcagcagcaagcacagCCGACAACGATGACGGCAACATTGCCCCTTCCGCTGCGACCTCAACcaccgcaacaacaaattgtgcatCCGATACAGCCGATCAGCAACGGGCACAGTCTAAGTCTGGGATTGCCCAtcacgacgacaacaacaacgacgttgacaaccagcagcagcacctcGACGAGCACCACAACAGTAACCAAACAAGTGGCCAATGTGGCACCCATTATTGATCAGAGCAAGGCTAAGCTGGAGCCGGCAAAGGCAACTGCAGGGGGAACAACAACCACATCGTCCAGCACAGGAGCTGTGGCCAAGAAGAAGCCAGTGCGTAAGCCCAAGACGACACCAACAGCAGCCGAATTGGCCAGCTTGAAGAATGCGAGTGTTGTGAAACCGATGCCTAAATTGGATCCGTTGTCGCAAAAGCCCAACAATAATCCCGTGCAGATCGTGCAACCGAATGTGGCGAGTGGCAAGCAAATGATTGTTGTGGTCAGCTCGAGTGGCAACCAATCAACGacgaccacaacaacaaccatcaTGAGTAACAGCATTCAGCCATTCCAAACAACAAGCGGCACCAAGCTTGTAGGCGTTACGGCAccaatgcaacaacagcagcagcagcagcaacaacaacagttgcagcagcagccaacagcagcgaTAGCAACTgtgcaattgcaacagcaacagcagcaaccacgtGGCAGCTTCAGCCTGAcggcaacaacatcgacacCAAGTGTTGTGGCAAGTAGCGGTAGTTTGTCAGTAGCAGGAGCAGCTCCCGTTGTGGCACAACTGCAGTTGACAGGACAgttacaacagcaacagccgtTGCAAGCGCAGCCTAAACAACAGCCGGCAGcagtgcaacagcagccacagcagaaCACAATTTCGCGGGTACAAACAATTCAACTGACGCCACAAATGCAGCAAGTCTTTAGGACagtgcaaatgcaaattcagTTCCTCACCATCAAGTTGCAGAACAAAGCAATTGTGCCAACGCTGTCCATTTCACCAGACATTGATCCGGCAGCAATCGCCATCTATAACAAGCCCATGACAGACGCAGAGATTAATGTGGCTTTGCAGCGTCTGTTTACGGAACAGCATCGCATACTGGCCTCGGGCAAAGAAGTGCCGACGCCAGAAGGCATGGTACCGACGCCGAATGGCAATGGCAGCTTTAGCCTGATGCCGCAGCAGTTccagcaattgcagcagcaacaacagcagccaacacAGCAGCCGCAACTGCAACAGGCGACAGTGCAACAAACTGTGGAGTCGGTGAAGACAGCAACACCTGCTGGAGTGATACTCGCCAATGTGGTGCAGCCAAATAATCACTCCACCACtagcacagcagcaacagccggAGCAGCCATCAAtgcccagcaacagcaacaacagcagcagcaacaacaattaaatgttGCACAGCGTATTCATATCTACCCAatgcaacatcagcaacagcagcaactggccAACAAGCAAAAGATGgcgcaacagaagcagcagcagcaacaacaaacgtcTGCTATCAGCAacttgccacagcagcaaacagcacaGCTTAAGCTCAAGGAATCGCCATGTCGCAGCAAACCCAATGCAGCCAatgcacagcagcaaccacaacagcagccaactgTCAACTTGTTGCAGCAAAAGACAAATATATTGACggtgccacagcagcaacaaccacttCAGCAACCAACCGTAAATTGCATCAAGAACGGACCACCGCCACTCATATTTGCCAGTGCAACGAATCTGTTatcaaacagcaacaatgtgagcaacaacaacagcagcagttcgaacagcaacagcagcaacaatagcatcgccaacaacagcagcagcaacagcagtgtCAGCAATAGCAACGTGCAGGTCAACAGTATGTTGACAATGCCGCCATtgcagccgcaacaacaactgcaacagcaattgcaaatccagcagcaacaactgcagctaCCATTGCAGCAACACCAGGCGCTCACCCAACAACcggtggcaacagcagcgccagcaTTGAGTAATTTAATTACCCCATCGTTGCCCGTGTTTCTGCCACTGCCGTTGTCCAAGCCGGAGGAGTTGTTGCCAACACCAAAACCTAAAATTGCACGCCTCTCCTT GTTCGTACGACAGCTGGAAGTCGATCAGGAGAGCTGCTTGAAGCCGGACTATGTGAAGCCGTTTCGGACCAAAGACGAGGCGGTCAAACGGTTGATCAG ATATCATTGTATGCATGAAAATGATGAGGAGCTGCCTTCCGATGAGGATGAAGAGTTTGAGGCAACGGCGCTGGGCTTTCGTGATAAGTTCCGTGAATTGAATGGCAAACTTCAAGAGATTCTTTTACAGGAGTCAACG ttgcaacatcgCACTTCGGAGTCCCTGCAAGTCGAGCAGCTAATGATTGATGATCTAAAGGGCGAGATAAGCGATATACGCACAGCCGAAAAGGAGCTGCTcgagaaacagcagcagcaacttaaGGAGGAGCTAGACAGTAATGTAGCAACCAACGAAGTTGATGCCGGATCGGAGACCAAAGTGAAGGATGAAATCAAAATGGAACCATTAGAGAAAGTATCCGAAACAACGTCGGCAACAACTGCTGCCGTTGTGGATAAGTTTGATCTGCTGAAGAATAGTGCCGATGTAAACAAGGCgtacaacaaacagcagccgcagtcgcagtctcagcttccgcaacaacagcagcaacagttggtTAAGCGAGAGGAGAATGGCGATTGGTTGGCTAATGGTGGACAGACTGAtgctggcagcaacaacaactctttGAGCGATGCTGTCAAGAAGGAGCAGCTCAACAGCTCTAAGGACAACATGGAGTATATCAAGAAGGACTACGACAATTTTGATATTGAGTCACAGTTGACCAGTTTCATAATGAAGAAAGTGGAGCAGAAAATTGAACCGAATGGAAGTATGCAGCACCTTAAGAACGCTGAGCCCTGTTTTGCAGCTAATGTGTTGcatgagcagcaacaacagcataaCCAGCAGCcgcatcatcaacagcagcagcatcctcaaccgcagcaacaacaacagcttgtCAAGAACAATACGATAGCCAATGAAGATCACGACGATAGCTGGTATTGTCTTCAGAAGGAGCTCAATCTAATGAACAATGAAACCttgcagccgcagcagcaacaacagcagcagcagcaactgcaacaacatcaacaacactTGTCAGAGCAGCATCTgtatggcaacaacaacgctgGTAGTCTGCTGAACAATGGTAACCACTTGTCGGATCTGTTTCCCAATGGTTGCATCGATAAGAGCAAtcagagcaacagcaatagcagcagcaacagcagcgccagcaGTTGTGCAGGCGAGGTTGTCGGTAACAGCAGCAATGTTGCCAACAACTTGCCCATTGGCAGCTCCTCGTGCAGCCAGCAACGCCAGCAACCATTGGCAATGCAAGCTGAACAGCCTAATCATCATCCTGCGATTAGTGAATTCTTCAACAGTGATTCAGATGTGCAAAAGTCCGTGGAGACACGACTGGAGGCCATGTTTGGTGAATCACCAGTGCATTTGGATGTGAAGAACAGCAGCGATGACCATGACATTGAGTCGAATCTCGATGAGATTTTCGGCGATTCCAAATCTCCTGTTGCGAATCACaagaataaaatgaatatctGGGCGCCTGATACTGATTTTGCTACAGGCTACAACaatgagcaacagcagcagccgtaTGTACatccgcaacagcagcagcagcagtctcaacagcaatcacaacagcagcaacatcacaTTGAgctcaactgcaacaacaatccACGTTGGATGCAGAGCATGGAGGCCCACTATAGCGATTACATGTCCAGCAATACGAGCACTGTCGATGGCCAATCCCATAATATGCTGGTCAACGGCGAGTCTCGGAAGCGCCACTGGAACGGGCAGTTGATGGGCTCCAGCAGCGACATGGAGGATGAGAACAGTAGCAAACGATTGTGCACTGCTTCGTCGACCTCGTCGTCGCCTCTGTCCTCCCAGCAGCAGATTCAAGTGCCGCAGCATAGTATACTCGATGCCGATATGCTGGCTTTGCATGATGGCATGGGTGTGGACGCTGTGACAACTAATGGTCCTGCTGGTTTCTCACAGCTGCTCATggatcagcaacaacagcagcagcagcaacaacaacagcagcagcaacagcacaactTTGGCAATCATCAGGCTTTTGCTAATATGCTTGatccgcagcagcagcaacaacaacagcaacaacaacaggtgcaacaacaacagcagcaacagcagcagcatcaacactACCAGCATagcatgcaacagcagctgcaacaaccgCAGCAAGCACAGCTTCATGTGAATCATATGGGTGCCGCTTCCGTGGTCACCGGCGAGTACGATGACGACATAAGCCGGCATGTTGCAAGTGCCATTGACAGTATACTCAATCTGCAGAATAGCGGCGATTCCCTGCAGTTCTCGCTGGGATCGTTTCTGGGCGATAGCATCCTGGACGATCAGCGACAGGCGGCGAATTTACCCAGCTGCCAGCAGGAGCAGTCGAACAATAGACGCCGCCAGTTGGGCGATGACATTGGCGATTGCCTGATTAGTGGCGAGGCTGCAGCGGTAGTGAGTGCTGTGGCCGATGCTGGTGGTAATCTCTTATTGGATCATCATCACCACCATCAacatcaccagcagcagcagcagcaacaacaacagcagcagcaacaacttatGCAGAATCACATGGGTCAGCAGCAACCGCATCTTCAGCATCATGGACAACATCATCACGGCCTCTCGCAGGCACAAGCCCAACATCATGGCCAACTGAATGACTTTAGTTGTGTGGCTGCCGGTCTAGATGATGCTGTAAAGTCAATTATGACATCTTGA